The Paenibacillus thermoaerophilus genome contains the following window.
TTCGCATCGGCAATCTGCTAATCTGGTGTCTGGGATTCGCGCGGAAGCGCGCGCCCGGAGAGGAGATTTATCACCCATGTCAACGAATCCTGCAGCATCATCCTTGTTTTCCAACCGGTTCGTGCAAGTGATCCTGTTGTCGAACGTCTTTCTGCAGATTGGCGTATGGATTCGGAATTTCGCCGTGCTGCTGTACGTGGTGGAGGTGACGAACGAGAACGTCATCGCCGTATCACTGATCTCGGTTGCGGAATTTGCGCCGATCTTCCTGTTTTCGTTTATCGGCGGCACGTTCGCCGACCGCTGGAAGCCCAAACGCACGATGGTCTGGTGCGATATTTTAAGCGCGGCTTCGATCTTCGCGGTCTTGGGCACGATGGTGTTTGGTTCCTGGAAAGCGATATTTTTCGCGATGCTCATCTCGGCCATTCTCTCGCAATTCTCGCAGCCGTCCGGCATGAAGCTGTTCAAGCAGCATGTGCCCGAGCCGCTGATTCAGGCCGGCATGTCGATGTACCAGACGATCTTCGCGATTTTCCTGATTCTCGGACCGATACTGGGCACGTTCATGTTCCAGCAAGCGGGCGTCACGATCTCCCTCGCCGTCGTAGGCGTCGCCTTCCTGCTGTCCGCCGCCGTGCTGACGCTGCTGCCGCCGGACCGGGAGGACCGGCAGGAAGCGAGAGCGACGTCGCTGTGGACGGACATGAAGGACGGCTTCCGCTACGTGTTCGCGCGCAAGACGCTTTCGACGCTGTCGGTCTGTTTCTTTGTGGCCGGCCTGGCGATCGGGCTGATTCAACCGCTGGGCGTATTCGTGGTGACGGAACGGCTGGGGCTGCCCAAGGAAAATCTGCAGTGGCTGCTCGTCAGCAGCGGCATCGCGATGCTGGCGGGCGGCGCGATGGCGATGGCGTTGTCCAAGAAGCTGCTGCCGCAGCAGATGTTGTTCGCCGGTCTGCTGATCGACGTCGCCGGAATCTGGCTGACCGGCTGGTCGACGGAGCTGTGGCTGACGATTGTGGGAAGCGTTATAAGCGGCTTGATCTATCCGCTGATTCAAGTCGGAATGAGCACGTTTATTTTGCAGCAGACGGAGTCCGACTTCGTGGGACGCGTGAACGGCATCATGACGCCGATGTTTATGGGCGCGATGGTTCTGATGATGTCGGCGGCGGGCATCGTCAAGGAGCATACGAGCTTGTATACCGTATACGTTCTTTCGGCCGCGCTTATGCTGATCGGCGCTATCGTGCTGCTGCCGATTTTGAAGGCCGCTCCGCATAAGCAAACGGCGTAACATCGCCGCGACTCAGCCTTTCCGCTCGGAAAGGCTGATTTTTTTTGCGCGAGGCCGGGGTTCGTTTGATTTTTTGCCGTCCGTGTACTACTCTTTGGGTATCCGTCCGGAGAGATCGGCAACCGATAGACGGGAAGGGAGTTATAACATGAGTCAACTTTCCATCGCGCAGTTGAAGCAATTCAAAAACGAAATTACCCGGTTTATGATGATGTACAAATTCGCGTTGGACGAGCTGGAGACAAAGGTTGAAATTTTACAGGAGGAATTTCATTTTCTCCATGATTATAATCCGATCGAACATACGAAATCGCGGTTGAAGACGCCGGAGAGCATCCTGAAAAAGCTGTACCGCAAAGGCATTCCCTTTTCCTTTGCGAGCATCCGGAGCCATATCAAGGACATCGCGGGCTTGCGCATCACGTGCTCGTTTATCTCCGACATCTACCGGATCAGCGAGATGCTGGTCAATCAAGGGGATTTGAAGCTGGTCGAGGTGAAAGATTACATTCAAAACCCGAAGCCCAACGGCTATCGGAGCCTTCACCTGATCGTGGAAGTTCCCGTGTTTATGTCCGACCGCAAGGAGAATGTCTGCGTCGAGGTGCAGATCCGGACGATCGCGATGGATTTCTGGGCGAGTCTGGAGCACAAAATTTATTACAAATACAATCAAGCGGTACCTGCAAGGCTGCTCGCCGAATTAAAGGAAGCGGCCGATTCGGCATCCGCGCTGGACATCAAGATGGAACGACTGCACAGGGAAATCGAAGAGATCAAGGAAGACCGCGCCGGCGAAAACGTGGAGGAGCTGCGGCAGTTGACTATTGACAACCAATCGTTTTCGCTGCCCCCGGCCCTGATCAATTTGCTGGACCAATAAACGTCCGCGCCGCCGGCATTCTCCGGAGCCGCAGCGCGGGAGGGGATTGGCCGGAACGGACCGGCTGAGCGAATCGCCCGGTTAAGGACCGGAGCCCGCCACCGTCAACCGGCGTGCTGCTCGCTGAAGTCGTGCATGTTGCCTCGGTACACCAATTGCAGATAAGGGGATTTCGAGAGGTCCTCCGGGGTCACCAGACAGGCCGGCTTGCCGACAAGCGGGAATCCGGCTTGCTCGAACACGGAAGCGACGAACTGGGAGCAGAAGTAAGCGTCCTTCGACTCGATCGGCTTATCGAACAAGACGCCGAACAAGCCAAGCAGATGATATTTGTATCGCTCCGGGCTCCTGCGCATCTCGTTGATCCGGCGGGCGATGCGCAGGTAGGCGTCCGTGCTCACGGTGCATTTGTATATGGCGCATTCTGCTTGGCGGAAGAAGGGATGCCGGATATTTTCCCGGACGAATCCGCCGAAGAACGGGTTCCGGACGTTTTTGCGTCCGAAGCTGTAAACTTCGTTCAGCCGGGGATCGAGCGCCAGCGAAGCGTGGTTAAGCGGCGCGCCCGTCACCTGTTTGATCAGCCGGGTGAACAAGGTGCCGGTATCGGTTAATACGATATACAATTCCTTCTCCGTTACCATGACCATCATCCTCGTATAAATGGGGATGTTATGATCATACGACGGAATGTTCCGGCTGTTAATCAACCGAAGTCGAATGGGAGCCTGGACGATAGACCGAGTCTTCGGCCGTTCTCCGGTCCGTGTCTCCTTCCGGTCATTCTTGCGTCTCCGTTGCTCTCTTGTCGATCGCTTCGGCCATCGTCTTGTCGGTGAGATGCGCGTAGATCTGGGTCGTCTCCGGGGACGCGTGGCCGAGCTGCTCTTGCGTCTTGTAAATATCGTTCTGCAAATAGTAGTCGGTGGCGAAGGAATGGCGCAGCTTATGGACGGAGAGGTACGGCTTGCCGAACCGTTTGGCGTATTTGAGGACCATTTCCTGAATCGCCCGCTTCGTCATGCGTTTGCCTTCTTTCTGTCCGTTCGGGATCGCCAGAAAGAGGGCTTTTTCTTTTTTGGGGGCGGCATATTCGGTTCGCCGGATCTCCAAATATCGGACAAGGTCCTCGACCGCATCCTGCCGGAAATAGACGGGGGTTTTAAACGTTTCGTCGTTTTTGCCCTTCCGGTATACGTACGCGAGCTTTTTTTTGAGATCGATATCGTCCTCGTTCAGATTGACGACCTCGGATACGCGCAGGCCCGAATTGAGAATCAGGCTGACGATGCAGGCGTCGCGGATTTTGTTTTTGGCGTGGGCGTGCAGCGCTTGCTTGTTGCCCGCCAGATCGTTGGCGTAACCTTCCTTGATGTACTGAATAAATTCTCGAATCTCCGATTCCTGCAGCAGCTTGCCTTCC
Protein-coding sequences here:
- a CDS encoding MFS transporter; translated protein: MSTNPAASSLFSNRFVQVILLSNVFLQIGVWIRNFAVLLYVVEVTNENVIAVSLISVAEFAPIFLFSFIGGTFADRWKPKRTMVWCDILSAASIFAVLGTMVFGSWKAIFFAMLISAILSQFSQPSGMKLFKQHVPEPLIQAGMSMYQTIFAIFLILGPILGTFMFQQAGVTISLAVVGVAFLLSAAVLTLLPPDREDRQEARATSLWTDMKDGFRYVFARKTLSTLSVCFFVAGLAIGLIQPLGVFVVTERLGLPKENLQWLLVSSGIAMLAGGAMAMALSKKLLPQQMLFAGLLIDVAGIWLTGWSTELWLTIVGSVISGLIYPLIQVGMSTFILQQTESDFVGRVNGIMTPMFMGAMVLMMSAAGIVKEHTSLYTVYVLSAALMLIGAIVLLPILKAAPHKQTA
- a CDS encoding GTP pyrophosphokinase, with the translated sequence MSQLSIAQLKQFKNEITRFMMMYKFALDELETKVEILQEEFHFLHDYNPIEHTKSRLKTPESILKKLYRKGIPFSFASIRSHIKDIAGLRITCSFISDIYRISEMLVNQGDLKLVEVKDYIQNPKPNGYRSLHLIVEVPVFMSDRKENVCVEVQIRTIAMDFWASLEHKIYYKYNQAVPARLLAELKEAADSASALDIKMERLHREIEEIKEDRAGENVEELRQLTIDNQSFSLPPALINLLDQ
- the xerS gene encoding tyrosine recombinase XerS; its protein translation is MNILKAKDRLELDKKLPTMPWYVEKFINYKLPDLSPSSLLEYVRDYETFFKWMLAEGLTEAGKISDIPLSDLERLHMDSIDNFRMFLMTRRDHANSRTTVTRKLSSLRSLFHYLSQIAEDENFYPLLKRNVMAKVSIKRTNKPKDTAAKLEGKLLQESEIREFIQYIKEGYANDLAGNKQALHAHAKNKIRDACIVSLILNSGLRVSEVVNLNEDDIDLKKKLAYVYRKGKNDETFKTPVYFRQDAVEDLVRYLEIRRTEYAAPKKEKALFLAIPNGQKEGKRMTKRAIQEMVLKYAKRFGKPYLSVHKLRHSFATDYYLQNDIYKTQEQLGHASPETTQIYAHLTDKTMAEAIDKRATETQE